The Paenibacillus sp. MBLB1832 genome has a window encoding:
- a CDS encoding carbohydrate ABC transporter permease, with protein sequence MDAYRRNRKAILLFLLPALFIYTCLTMLPILASFGFAFTSWHGITGEAIKYAGISNFTKLLKDEFFWISLKNIALFMVLTLDIQIPVGFVAALLLSKGLKFSKMFRTIIFLPQIVSITATSLIWYFILLPNDGVLTTLLTMIGFGEYARNWLVDSHTAMVSIILVNAWIGVGFHMTVFSAAIAGIPKDIEDAAQIDGVTGLKRIVSIIIPLVWESMKICVIIVVTAVLKAFDVVFVMTQGGPNGLTQVPTTLLYDQAFRYDNYGIASAISILIFLLSISITILSLKILQRDTLEY encoded by the coding sequence ATGGACGCCTACCGGAGGAATCGAAAGGCAATCCTATTATTTTTGCTGCCAGCCTTATTCATTTATACATGCTTAACGATGCTGCCCATCCTAGCTTCTTTTGGATTTGCCTTCACGAGCTGGCATGGCATTACAGGCGAAGCGATCAAGTATGCAGGAATCAGTAATTTCACCAAGCTGCTTAAGGATGAATTCTTTTGGATTTCGCTTAAAAATATTGCCTTGTTCATGGTGCTCACTTTGGACATCCAAATTCCAGTCGGCTTTGTTGCTGCACTGCTATTGAGCAAAGGCCTAAAGTTTTCCAAGATGTTTAGGACGATTATTTTTCTGCCGCAAATTGTTTCAATCACAGCCACAAGCCTGATTTGGTATTTTATTCTATTGCCTAATGACGGTGTTTTAACCACGCTGCTGACAATGATTGGGTTCGGGGAATATGCCAGAAATTGGCTTGTTGATTCACATACGGCGATGGTATCGATCATTCTAGTAAACGCATGGATTGGCGTTGGCTTTCATATGACGGTCTTCTCCGCGGCCATTGCTGGTATTCCCAAGGATATTGAGGATGCTGCACAAATTGACGGAGTAACAGGTCTGAAGCGTATTGTATCCATCATCATTCCGCTAGTTTGGGAGAGTATGAAGATCTGCGTGATAATCGTTGTCACCGCGGTATTGAAAGCGTTTGATGTGGTATTTGTTATGACGCAGGGCGGGCCGAACGGCTTGACGCAGGTACCGACAACGCTGCTGTACGATCAGGCTTTCCGCTATGATAATTATGGAATCGCAAGT
- a CDS encoding SIS domain-containing protein — protein MHATLHKLIYKYPELEGCLPPIEQAVALMTESYRSGGHTLVCGNGGSASDSEHIVGELMKGFMLKRPIPADIRSQ, from the coding sequence ATGCACGCTACTTTGCACAAATTGATCTATAAATATCCTGAATTGGAAGGTTGCTTGCCTCCTATTGAACAAGCTGTCGCGTTGATGACTGAGTCGTACCGAAGCGGCGGCCATACATTAGTTTGCGGCAACGGCGGCAGCGCTTCGGATAGCGAACATATTGTCGGCGAGCTTATGAAAGGCTTTATGCTGAAACGTCCTATTCCAGCGGACATACGAAGCCAATGA
- a CDS encoding amidohydrolase family protein — MTYIDTHVHFWKPARGDYGWLKPSNELMYRDYLPWQLLPHLQEQGVEGVIAVQAAFTAEETEFLLELAEENPVIMGVVGGLDPLAADFAEKLERLSAHERLVGLRFNGEFFASSAVADPLRRLERTGLTIDVLTGPEQMEAVYAHLRHVPELKAVVNHLGNPLGGSTDLWRQGIERLAELPEVRVKLSGMITQSGAEFNLEARGERLKQYVGDLLRTFGTERLMFGSDWPVALHGGAYKDVIRLFESFITEAVSVQERQAIRSINARAVYGRAKTRAKSS; from the coding sequence TTGACCTACATTGATACCCATGTTCACTTCTGGAAACCGGCGCGCGGCGACTACGGCTGGCTCAAGCCAAGCAACGAGCTGATGTACCGCGACTATTTGCCTTGGCAGCTGCTCCCTCACCTTCAAGAGCAAGGTGTGGAGGGGGTCATAGCAGTTCAGGCGGCGTTTACGGCGGAGGAGACGGAGTTTCTGCTCGAGCTTGCCGAAGAGAACCCAGTCATTATGGGGGTTGTCGGCGGGCTCGACCCGCTTGCGGCAGATTTTGCGGAAAAGCTCGAACGACTGAGCGCACACGAGCGCCTCGTAGGTCTGCGCTTTAACGGAGAATTCTTCGCCTCTTCGGCGGTGGCGGATCCTCTTCGCCGGTTGGAGCGGACCGGACTGACAATCGATGTGTTGACCGGTCCGGAGCAAATGGAAGCGGTGTACGCGCACTTGCGTCACGTTCCGGAGCTGAAGGCTGTAGTGAACCATCTTGGGAATCCCTTGGGAGGAAGCACTGACCTGTGGCGCCAAGGAATCGAGCGACTTGCCGAACTGCCGGAGGTTAGGGTCAAGCTATCGGGTATGATTACCCAAAGCGGAGCGGAGTTCAACCTGGAAGCGCGGGGTGAACGGTTGAAGCAGTACGTAGGTGATCTTTTGCGTACATTCGGTACGGAACGGCTGATGTTCGGCAGCGATTGGCCCGTGGCACTGCATGGCGGGGCCTATAAGGATGTTATACGGCTGTTTGAATCGTTCATAACCGAGGCTGTCTCTGTACAGGAACGACAGGCGATTCGTAGTATTAATGCCCGTGCCGTTTATGGTCGAGCAAAAACTCGAGCAAAGTCATCCTAG
- a CDS encoding aldo/keto reductase encodes MQYTEFGRTGLRVSRLGLGGAPLAGDFGPTDEREVELMIHEAIDGGINFVDTAVKYGNGESERRIGNALRGGRRNQIVLTTKAVGNHGDFSYASTIESVEGSLQRLKTDWVDLLQIHDAERTSFEIVMEETLPALEKLREQGKLRFIGISTRRLPLLMQYVQTGRFDSIQFYVRYMLIDHSAKDELLPLTQEYGLGVINGSVLSMGLLADTPAKFLKPDIIQEAQERMEKLRFLRRGEPYGLVEPAMRFSLTQPAIHVTLTGASTREVLRTNMAYCDGQGLAPDDQARVFELFAGQQLFQD; translated from the coding sequence ATGCAATATACCGAGTTTGGACGTACCGGGCTGCGGGTCTCGCGCCTCGGTCTTGGGGGAGCTCCGCTAGCGGGCGATTTCGGCCCTACCGACGAGCGAGAGGTCGAGCTGATGATTCATGAAGCGATTGACGGAGGTATCAACTTTGTTGATACGGCAGTGAAATATGGAAACGGGGAATCGGAACGAAGAATCGGGAATGCGCTGCGTGGCGGTAGACGAAATCAGATTGTACTCACGACGAAGGCAGTGGGGAATCATGGCGATTTCAGCTACGCGAGCACGATTGAGTCAGTCGAAGGAAGCTTGCAGCGGCTGAAGACCGACTGGGTCGATCTGCTGCAAATTCACGACGCTGAGCGAACATCGTTCGAGATCGTGATGGAGGAAACGCTGCCTGCGCTCGAGAAGCTGCGAGAGCAAGGAAAGCTTCGCTTCATCGGCATCTCCACCCGTCGCTTGCCTCTACTTATGCAATATGTGCAAACAGGCCGTTTCGACAGCATCCAATTCTATGTGCGCTATATGCTCATCGATCATTCTGCGAAGGATGAGCTGCTGCCGCTTACCCAGGAATATGGGCTTGGCGTCATCAATGGCAGTGTGCTGAGCATGGGGCTGCTCGCCGATACGCCTGCGAAGTTCCTTAAGCCGGATATCATTCAGGAGGCACAGGAGCGCATGGAAAAATTGCGCTTCCTTCGACGCGGGGAGCCGTATGGTCTTGTCGAGCCTGCCATGCGGTTCAGCTTGACGCAACCGGCGATTCATGTAACGCTCACCGGTGCCTCGACGCGCGAGGTACTGCGCACGAATATGGCGTATTGTGATGGACAAGGACTGGCGCCGGACGATCAGGCACGGGTGTTTGAGCTTTTTGCCGGACAGCAGTTGTTTCAAGACTAG